The following coding sequences lie in one Maledivibacter sp. genomic window:
- a CDS encoding response regulator transcription factor, giving the protein MNKTVLIVEDEARMREITKAFFVKSGFQVLEASNGREALEILEDEKIDIVILDIMIPEIDGWTVCRRIRKKLDVPIILLTARTDEDDKLMGYELGADDYMTKPFSPKVLIAKAKNLLMRAEGTLGNNGTNEFIDILGIKINKQSMTVNVDDKRIDLTPKEYDLLIYMIENEKRVLSREQILNNVWGFEYIGDSRVVDNHIKKLRKKLMDKSKYIHTLIKVGYKFEVV; this is encoded by the coding sequence TTGAATAAAACAGTATTAATCGTAGAAGATGAAGCAAGAATGAGGGAGATAACTAAGGCTTTTTTTGTCAAAAGTGGATTTCAAGTTCTAGAAGCCTCCAATGGAAGAGAGGCACTAGAAATCTTAGAGGATGAAAAAATAGATATAGTGATATTAGACATAATGATACCGGAAATAGATGGTTGGACTGTGTGTAGAAGGATAAGAAAAAAATTAGATGTTCCCATAATTCTATTAACAGCTAGGACCGATGAAGATGACAAGCTCATGGGATATGAGCTAGGGGCAGATGACTATATGACTAAACCATTTAGTCCTAAGGTTTTAATAGCTAAAGCAAAAAATTTACTGATGAGGGCAGAAGGAACCTTAGGGAATAATGGTACAAATGAATTCATTGATATACTGGGGATCAAAATCAATAAGCAATCAATGACAGTAAATGTAGATGATAAAAGAATTGACTTGACTCCAAAGGAATATGATTTATTGATCTATATGATAGAAAATGAAAAAAGAGTACTTTCTAGGGAACAAATACTCAATAATGTTTGGGGATTTGAATATATAGGGGATTCAAGAGTGGTGGATAATCATATAAAAAAATTAAGAAAAAAATTAATGGATAAATCTAAATATATACATACATTAATAAAAGTAGGATACAAGTTTGAGGTAGTATAA